A single Tenacibaculum sp. 190524A02b DNA region contains:
- a CDS encoding pentapeptide repeat-containing protein, which produces MPKKKITKEELEKIIKEHQLWIVSGLKKGARAGLTEVDLSGSNLSQTILIGAFLSGANLRGANLSGADLKVTDLSAANLNGANLVRSDLRDAILSKVDLNGADLTGANLSGTDITGADLGNAELIDADLTGADLRDVDLRYADLTGTNLTGANLIGVDLRYANLKEANLTGVNLTGADLGNAELRHADLTEANLIEANLKGVNILETVLENVIFYKSDENNNNIQVNVAIYDEEIPLVNQEEIVNSIGDLMKAMGFKYKEKNEPVFGSFFQDLFFEFVKPIASKLSPLLFERVRKIFNKDKESLRDSKNIDIVKAYSMVVKSLESIDNAVIRIGELILIKKTINGKSVLISETISKSIANDLDSNPELLSSQDKIIGYLENKGVIIPELKDLEKKAV; this is translated from the coding sequence ATGCCTAAAAAAAAAATTACCAAAGAAGAACTAGAAAAAATAATAAAAGAGCACCAATTGTGGATTGTTTCAGGTTTAAAGAAAGGTGCTAGAGCTGGTTTAACTGAAGTTGATTTAAGTGGTTCTAATTTAAGTCAAACTATTTTAATAGGAGCTTTTTTAAGTGGAGCTAATTTGAGAGGAGCTAATTTAAGTGGAGCTGATTTAAAAGTAACTGATTTAAGTGCAGCAAATTTAAATGGAGCTAACTTAGTAAGATCTGATTTAAGAGATGCTATTTTAAGTAAGGTTGATTTAAATGGAGCTGATTTAACTGGAGCTAATTTAAGTGGAACTGATATAACTGGAGCTGATTTAGGAAATGCAGAATTAATAGATGCAGATTTAACTGGAGCTGATTTAAGAGATGTTGATTTAAGATATGCTGATTTAACAGGGACTAATTTAACTGGAGCTAATTTGATAGGAGTTGATTTAAGATATGCTAATTTAAAAGAAGCTAATTTAACTGGAGTTAATTTAACTGGAGCTGATTTAGGAAATGCAGAATTAAGACATGCAGATTTAACTGAAGCTAATTTAATAGAAGCTAATTTAAAAGGAGTTAATATACTTGAAACGGTCTTAGAAAATGTGATTTTTTACAAGTCAGATGAAAATAATAATAATATTCAAGTTAATGTAGCTATTTATGATGAAGAAATCCCTCTTGTAAATCAAGAAGAAATAGTTAATTCTATAGGAGATTTAATGAAGGCAATGGGGTTTAAATATAAGGAGAAAAATGAGCCAGTATTTGGGTCTTTTTTTCAAGATTTATTTTTTGAGTTTGTAAAACCAATAGCTTCCAAATTAAGCCCCTTACTTTTTGAAAGAGTAAGAAAAATATTTAATAAGGATAAAGAAAGTTTAAGAGATTCTAAAAACATAGATATAGTTAAAGCGTATTCAATGGTTGTAAAATCTCTCGAAAGTATAGATAATGCTGTTATTAGAATTGGTGAATTGATTTTAATTAAGAAAACTATAAATGGTAAATCGGTATTGATATCAGAAACAATTTCAAAATCTATTGCAAATGATTTAGACTCTAATCCTGAATTACTGAGTTCTCAAGATAAGATAATAGGTTATCTTGAAAATAAAGGAGTAATAATTCCAGAATTAAAAGATTTAGAAAAAAAGGCAGTATAG
- a CDS encoding response regulator transcription factor, with protein MNKLRVVIADDHQLVIEGYKSVLLLDDVNIVAEFNRGDDLLEWLKINSNDADLLLLDIEMPGMKGIDVLRYIRLHNIEMNTIIISAYSTQNYINDVADLGCKGFLLKETVHLEFEEAVRVVSQGGVFFSKSLEAPELNEELELSLILENELSDRERELLPMLEDLSYTEISKETELSVNTIKTYVRRMKEKLGIKTKVGLVKWFYNKK; from the coding sequence ATGAATAAATTAAGGGTAGTTATTGCGGATGATCATCAGCTTGTAATAGAGGGATATAAGTCTGTTCTTTTACTGGATGATGTTAATATTGTTGCTGAGTTTAACCGAGGTGATGATTTGTTGGAATGGCTAAAAATTAATTCTAATGATGCAGATTTATTGTTATTAGATATTGAAATGCCAGGGATGAAAGGAATTGATGTTTTGAGGTATATAAGGCTTCATAATATTGAAATGAATACTATCATAATTTCAGCATATAGTACACAGAATTATATCAATGACGTAGCTGATTTGGGATGTAAAGGATTTTTATTAAAAGAAACAGTTCATTTAGAGTTTGAAGAAGCTGTAAGAGTAGTTTCACAAGGCGGAGTATTTTTTAGTAAGAGTTTAGAAGCTCCAGAATTAAATGAAGAGTTAGAGTTAAGTTTAATTTTAGAAAATGAGTTATCAGATAGAGAGAGGGAATTATTGCCAATGTTAGAAGATTTAAGTTATACAGAGATCAGTAAAGAGACTGAGTTAAGCGTTAATACTATAAAAACATATGTAAGACGCATGAAAGAAAAGTTAGGTATAAAAACTAAGGTTGGGCTTGTGAAATGGTTTTATAACAAAAAATAA
- a CDS encoding lipocalin family protein, with the protein MKKLLILIVSIVFANCSNSDDNLNTNSSDPLIGKWAILSMTEDGKNILNSCDAKCRMEFYTNNTYKYDLYQKKNQTECEGTVLGGKWEKKDDTTYIFHGKDSSPEFILKNNLLTLYSSYSIIKNGVKVEIPEVLVYKKQ; encoded by the coding sequence ATGAAAAAACTATTAATCTTAATAGTAAGTATAGTATTTGCTAATTGCTCAAATTCAGATGACAATTTAAATACTAACTCTTCTGATCCGTTAATAGGTAAATGGGCTATTTTATCAATGACAGAAGATGGAAAAAATATATTAAATAGTTGTGATGCTAAATGCAGAATGGAATTTTATACTAATAACACTTATAAGTATGATTTATACCAAAAAAAGAACCAAACAGAATGTGAAGGAACTGTTCTTGGTGGTAAATGGGAAAAGAAAGACGATACTACGTATATCTTTCATGGAAAAGATAGTAGTCCAGAATTTATATTAAAAAACAATTTGTTAACGCTTTATTCATCTTATAGCATAATAAAAAATGGTGTAAAAGTTGAAATACCAGAAGTATTAGTGTATAAAAAACAATAG
- a CDS encoding helix-turn-helix transcriptional regulator gives MDTISSRLSYLLNKKGLSAYQFSLKIDVSQSTISRILKQNSKPNASTLHKICSFFNISEEWILTGEKVNDEINDINTDIDKLTPSQIAFGEKILLNHEKQFFEESELARKWLELKLGHKEIEVLKRVTEARDRKNKSIN, from the coding sequence ATGGATACAATTAGTTCAAGATTATCTTATTTACTTAATAAAAAAGGGCTATCTGCTTACCAATTCTCTTTAAAAATAGATGTAAGTCAGTCTACAATAAGTAGAATACTAAAACAAAACAGCAAGCCTAATGCAAGTACTTTGCATAAAATATGCAGTTTTTTTAATATTTCTGAAGAATGGATTTTAACAGGTGAAAAGGTAAATGATGAAATAAATGATATAAATACTGATATAGATAAACTAACTCCTTCTCAAATAGCTTTTGGAGAAAAAATATTATTAAACCATGAGAAGCAATTCTTTGAAGAAAGTGAATTAGCTAGAAAGTGGCTTGAATTAAAATTAGGACATAAAGAAATTGAAGTATTAAAACGTGTTACTGAAGCTCGTGATAGAAAAAATAAATCAATAAATTAG